TCGCTTCTTCGTGCTGATCGCCGAGCGGCTGGAGGGGGAGCATCCCGCGCCGCTCGACCTGCGGCTCGCCGCGCTGATCGAACTGCTCTACGGGTCGGGCTTGCGCGCGACCGAACTGGTATCGCTGCCGCGCCGGGCGCTGGCCCATGACCGGCCCTTCCTGATCCTGAAGGGCAAGGGCGCGCGCGAGCGGCTGGTGCCGATTTCCGACCGGGCGCGCGCCGCCGTCGCCGTCTGGCTGCGCCATGTCCCGGCGGACAGCGCATGGCTCTTTCCCTCCGGCAAGAGCCATTTGAGCCGCATCCGCCTCTATCAACTGGTGAAGGCGCTGGCCGCCGCCGTCGGCATCGCGCCCGAACGGGTCAGCCCCCATGTGCTGCGCCATGCCTTCGCCACCCACCTGCTGGAGGGCGGGGCGGATTTGCGCGCCTTGCAGGCGATGCTGGGCCATGCGGACATCGGGACGACGCAGATCTATACCCATGTCGACAGCCGTCGGCTGGTCGAACTAGTGAACAAGCGCCATCCGCTCGCCACCATGCCGCCCAAGATCGCGAATCCCCGCGTTGACGGCGACGCGCCAGCGCCTTAACGCCATGCCCCATGGTAAGTTTTCTGGAATTTGAGAAGCCGATCGCGGAGCTGGAAGCGCGCATCGTCGAACTGCGCGCCACCGCCAGCGTGGGCGACATCAACATCGACGGCGAGATCGCGACGCTGGAACAGCGCGCGACCAGGCTGCTGACCGACACCTATGCGAAGCTGACGCCCTGGCAGAAGACCCAGGTCGCGCGGCACCCGGACCGTCCGCATTTCAAGGATTATGTCGCGGGCATGTTCGACAATTTCATGCCGCTGGCCGGCGACCGCGCCTTTGCCGACGACCAGGCGATCCTGGGCGGCTTCGCCACGCTGGGCGAGCGCCGGGTCATGGTGATCGGCCATGAAAAGGGCGACGACACCGCCAGCCGCGTGCGCCACAATTTCGGCATGGCCAAGCCGGAGGGCTATCGCAAGGCGATCCGCCTGATGGAACTGGCCGACCGTTTCGACCTGCCGGTCGTCACGCTGGTCGATACGTCGGGCGCTTTCCCCGGCGTGCAGGCGGAAGAGCGCGGCCAGGCCGAAGCCATCGCCCGGTCGACCGAGGCCTGCCTGGCGCTGGGCGTGCCGATGGTGGCGGCCGTGGTGGGAGAGGGCGGCTCTGGCGGCGCGATCGCGCTGGCGGCGGCGAATCGGGTGCTGATGTTCGAACATGCGGTCTATTCGGTGATCTCGCCCGAAGGCTGCGCCTCGATCCTGTGGCGCACCGCCGACAAGGCGAGTGACGCGGCGACCGCGATGCAGGTGACGGCGCAACATCTGAAAAATCTGGGCGTGATCGACCGGATCGTGGTCGAACCGGTGGGCGGCGCCCATCGTGAGCCGGTGCAGGCCATCGCCAGTCTGGCCGCCGCGATCGAGGCAGAACTTGATTCGCTCGACGGCCTCACCCCCGACGCCCTGCGCACCGACCGCGCCGACAAGTTCCTCGCCATCGGGGCCTGAGAGTCTGTTTGAAAATGCGCGGAAGAGCGCATTTTGAGACCGCTAAGTTAAAGCAGAAGCCTAGGCCTCATTTTCAACGTCATGCCGGACCCTTCGACAGGCTCAGGACAGGCTTGATCCGGCATCCAGGGCACAAAGGGCGGCGCCTGCGACTCTGGATGCCGGATCGAGTCCGGCATGACGGCGCAGGAAGCACCTAATATCAAGATACATTGATGAGAACTTATACCGGCTCGTTCCCCGGCTTTCGCCGGGGAACTGGTCTGTAGGAGTTCCCATCCATGTATCTTGGTATAAGGCCGCTTCGACTTCGCTCAGTCCGAACGGATGAGGTGAATGGCACTCGATTTTCCGGGAACAGCCCGCCATTATCGCTCGTTAGGTGGCGGTCATGCGGGAGGATGAGGGTCTATGAACTGGAAGATTTCGCTGGGCTGCACGGGTGCGGCGCTGGCGGTGGCGCTGACCGCGCCAGCCGTGATCGGGCAGCAGCGCGCGATTCGCACCGTGTCGTCGATCAGCCAGCAGGACAAGGCGAGCGGCGCTAAGCAGCATCCTGAACTGCTCAAGGAATTTGGCGGCCCCTATGCAGGGCCGCAGGCCAGATATGTGGAGGCGGTCGGGCGGCGCATCGCGGTCCAGTCCGGCCTGTCCAACGCGCAGGGCGATTTCACCGTCACCCTGCTCAATTCGCCGGTGAACAACGCTTTCGCCATCCCCGGCGGCTATGTCTATGTCACGCGCCAGTTGATGGCGCTGATGAATGACGAGGCTGAACTGGCGGGCGTGCTGGGGCATGAGGTGGGCCATGTCGCTGCCCAGCATGGCCAGCGGCGGCAGCAGGCGGCGCAGCGCAACGCGATCGGCGGCGCCCTGCTGGGCGCGCTGGCGGGGGCTTTGCTGGGCGATTCGGGGTTGACCGGGCTGGTGCAGAAGGGGATCGGCACGGGCAGCCAGCTCCTGACCCTCAAATTCTCCCGCAGTCAGGAATATGAAGCGGATGACCTGGGCATCCGTTATCTGGCGTCCGCCGGCTATGATCCGCGCGCGCTGTCCGACATGCTCGCCTCACTGGCGGCGCAGAGCAATCTCGACGCGCAGGTGGCGGGCAGTGCGCGATCGACGCCCGAATGGGCCAGCACCCACCCTGATCCGGCGTCGCGTGTCGATCGGGCGGCGCAGGCGGCGGACGCGACGCGCGTCACCAGCACTGTGCGCAACCGTGATGCCTTCCTCAACGCGCTGAACGGTGTCCTTTACGGCGATGATCCCCGGCAGGGGGTGATCGACGGCAGCCGGTTCCGCCATCCTGACCTGCGCCTCAGCTTCTCCGCGCCCAGCGGTTTCGGCATGGAAAATGGCGCGAATGCGGTGTCGATCACGGGATCGGGTGGACAGGCGCAGTTCGGCGCGGCGCCCTATTCGGGTAATCTGGCGACCTATATCAACAGTGTCTTCGCCAAGCTGGGCGGCAGCAATGGCGGCGTGCCGGCGGGCGAGATCAGCCGCACGACCGTCAACGGCCTGCCCGCCGCCTGGCGCACGGTGCGCGCCTCCACCCAGTCGAGCCAGGTCGATGCGACCGTCTTCGCCTATGATTTCGGCGGCGGTAAGGCTTATCATTTCCTGCTGCTGACCCCGGCGGGGCAGGGTGTCGGTCCCTTCACATCGATGGTGCAGTCGGTCCAGCGCCTGTCCGCGCAGGAAGCGGCGGCGATCCGGTCGCGCCGGGTGCAGGTGCTGACTGTAAAATCCGGCGACACCATCCAGTCGCTCAGCCGTCGCATGGCCTATAGCGACTATCCGCTGGAACGCTTCCTGACGATCAATGCGCTCAGCGACAATGCCGTGCTGCGGCCGGGCGAACGAGTGAAGATCGTGAGCTGGTAGGCCGAGCACGAAAAGGGGCGGCGGAATTGCTTCCGCTGCCCCGATTTCGGCAAATATCTCTGGCTTAGCGCAGATTGCCTTCGACGTTGTTGAAGGTGCTGCCGAGCTTGGTGCCCAGGGCGCTCATGGCGCCGATGGCGGCGACGGCGATCAGCGCGGCGATCAGGCCATATTCGATCGCCGTGGCGCCCTTATCATTCTTCAGCATCTTACGGATGAACTGCATGTGACGTCTCCTTATATGGATATCCGGTAAACTACCCGGCCGCCCCGCTTGGTAATTCGTGGTCAGCAGGACCGGGGTAGAGCAGCACCGTTGAGAAAGGCTTAATGGGATGACAGCCTTTGTCAGATTTTAATGGTTAATGTTTCGTTACTTCATTGGTGACATTGTTCCACATGCCGGTGGTCTTGTTCGCGACATTGGAGAGCGCGGCGACCATGGCCAGCACGATCATGGCGATGATGAGGGCATATTCGACCGCCGTCGCGCCCCGCTCGCACCGGATCAGGCCCCAACGGGTGACGATTTCGATAAGCCCGCGCATCATTTCCCCAATTCGCTACAGACAGTCCCCGCCGGACATGTAAAGCAGCCAGGGTTAACAAAGCCCTCTCGTCTGGAGCGATATGCCGTCTTCCTCTCCCTTGTTCGTCGTGGCCGTGGCGTTGATCGATGCGGATGGCCGTGTCCTGTTGCAGCAGCGCCCGCCCGGCGGGTCCATGGCCGGATTATGGGAGTTTCCCGGCGGCAAGGTTGAGCCGGGCGAG
This genomic stretch from Sphingobium sp. BYY-5 harbors:
- a CDS encoding Flp family type IVb pilin, which codes for MRGLIEIVTRWGLIRCERGATAVEYALIIAMIVLAMVAALSNVANKTTGMWNNVTNEVTKH
- a CDS encoding acetyl-CoA carboxylase carboxyltransferase subunit alpha; the protein is MVSFLEFEKPIAELEARIVELRATASVGDINIDGEIATLEQRATRLLTDTYAKLTPWQKTQVARHPDRPHFKDYVAGMFDNFMPLAGDRAFADDQAILGGFATLGERRVMVIGHEKGDDTASRVRHNFGMAKPEGYRKAIRLMELADRFDLPVVTLVDTSGAFPGVQAEERGQAEAIARSTEACLALGVPMVAAVVGEGGSGGAIALAAANRVLMFEHAVYSVISPEGCASILWRTADKASDAATAMQVTAQHLKNLGVIDRIVVEPVGGAHREPVQAIASLAAAIEAELDSLDGLTPDALRTDRADKFLAIGA
- a CDS encoding M48 family metalloprotease, with product MNWKISLGCTGAALAVALTAPAVIGQQRAIRTVSSISQQDKASGAKQHPELLKEFGGPYAGPQARYVEAVGRRIAVQSGLSNAQGDFTVTLLNSPVNNAFAIPGGYVYVTRQLMALMNDEAELAGVLGHEVGHVAAQHGQRRQQAAQRNAIGGALLGALAGALLGDSGLTGLVQKGIGTGSQLLTLKFSRSQEYEADDLGIRYLASAGYDPRALSDMLASLAAQSNLDAQVAGSARSTPEWASTHPDPASRVDRAAQAADATRVTSTVRNRDAFLNALNGVLYGDDPRQGVIDGSRFRHPDLRLSFSAPSGFGMENGANAVSITGSGGQAQFGAAPYSGNLATYINSVFAKLGGSNGGVPAGEISRTTVNGLPAAWRTVRASTQSSQVDATVFAYDFGGGKAYHFLLLTPAGQGVGPFTSMVQSVQRLSAQEAAAIRSRRVQVLTVKSGDTIQSLSRRMAYSDYPLERFLTINALSDNAVLRPGERVKIVSW
- a CDS encoding tyrosine recombinase, with amino-acid sequence MGQDDAALIDRFLEMMAAERGASRNTLLAYRTDLTGAGDLLGGLSGATKDGLGSLATAWAELAASSVARKAAALRAFYGFLEEEGLRADNPSAALPRPVTRRSLPKILSTAEVDRFFVLIAERLEGEHPAPLDLRLAALIELLYGSGLRATELVSLPRRALAHDRPFLILKGKGARERLVPISDRARAAVAVWLRHVPADSAWLFPSGKSHLSRIRLYQLVKALAAAVGIAPERVSPHVLRHAFATHLLEGGADLRALQAMLGHADIGTTQIYTHVDSRRLVELVNKRHPLATMPPKIANPRVDGDAPAP
- a CDS encoding Flp family type IVb pilin, which encodes MQFIRKMLKNDKGATAIEYGLIAALIAVAAIGAMSALGTKLGSTFNNVEGNLR